In a single window of the Flavobacterium ammoniigenes genome:
- the ahcY gene encoding adenosylhomocysteinase → MSTATMPYVAYKVKDISLAAWGRKEIELAEAEMPGLMALRAEYKDEQPLKGARIAGCLHMTIQTAVLIETLIALGAEVTWSSCNIFSTQDQAAAAIAAAGIQVYAWKGLNEVDFDWCIEQTLFFGEDRKPLNMILDDGGDLTNMVIDRYPHLVEGIKGLSEETTTGVHRLYERVKAGTLPMPAINVNDSVTKSKFDNKYGCKESAVDAVRRATDIMLAGKRVIVCGYGDVGKGTAASFRGAGSIVTVTEIDPICALQAAMDGFEVKKLNTVIGTADIIITTTGNKDIVLGSHFEQMRDKTIVCNIGHFDNEIDMAWLNKNFGHTKNEVKPQVDIYNVNGKDIIILAEGRLVNLGCATGHPSFVMSNSFTNQTLAQIELWKNSAAYNNDVYMLPKHLDEKVAALHLAKLGVELETLRPEQAAYIGVEVQGPFKPEYYRY, encoded by the coding sequence ATGAGTACAGCAACGATGCCTTATGTGGCTTACAAAGTAAAAGACATTTCTCTAGCGGCTTGGGGAAGAAAAGAAATTGAATTAGCAGAAGCTGAAATGCCAGGATTGATGGCGCTTAGAGCAGAATATAAAGACGAACAACCTTTAAAAGGAGCTCGTATTGCTGGATGTTTGCACATGACGATTCAAACTGCAGTTTTGATTGAAACTTTAATTGCTTTAGGAGCTGAGGTAACTTGGTCTTCTTGTAATATTTTCTCTACTCAAGATCAAGCTGCTGCTGCCATTGCTGCTGCAGGAATTCAAGTATATGCTTGGAAAGGATTGAACGAAGTAGATTTTGACTGGTGTATTGAGCAAACTTTATTCTTTGGTGAAGACAGAAAACCATTGAACATGATTTTGGATGATGGTGGTGATTTGACTAATATGGTGATTGACCGTTACCCACATTTAGTAGAAGGAATCAAAGGATTGTCTGAAGAAACTACAACAGGAGTTCATAGATTATACGAAAGAGTAAAAGCAGGAACGTTGCCAATGCCGGCAATCAACGTTAATGACTCGGTTACTAAATCGAAATTTGATAACAAATACGGATGTAAAGAATCGGCTGTAGATGCAGTTAGAAGAGCAACCGATATTATGTTGGCGGGAAAAAGAGTAATTGTTTGTGGATACGGAGACGTAGGAAAAGGAACAGCAGCTTCTTTTAGAGGTGCGGGTTCTATTGTAACCGTTACTGAAATTGATCCAATTTGTGCTTTACAAGCAGCTATGGACGGTTTTGAAGTAAAGAAATTGAACACCGTTATTGGTACAGCTGACATCATTATTACTACAACTGGAAATAAAGATATTGTATTAGGATCTCACTTCGAACAAATGAGAGACAAAACGATAGTTTGTAACATCGGACACTTTGACAACGAAATTGACATGGCTTGGTTGAACAAAAACTTTGGTCATACTAAAAACGAAGTAAAACCTCAAGTTGATATTTACAACGTAAACGGAAAAGATATCATCATCTTGGCCGAAGGTCGATTGGTGAACTTAGGTTGTGCTACAGGTCACCCAAGTTTTGTGATGAGTAACTCATTTACGAACCAAACTTTGGCTCAAATCGAATTATGGAAAAACAGTGCGGCTTACAACAATGACGTATACATGTTGCCAAAACATTTGGATGAAAAAGTAGCGGCTTTACACTTGGCTAAATTAGGTGTAGAATTAGAGACATTGCGTCCAGAGCAAGCAGCGTACATTGGTGTAGAGGTTCAAGGACCATTCAAACCAGAGTATTATAGATACTAA
- a CDS encoding 4'-phosphopantetheinyl transferase family protein, translating to MPLYKTIQHNSNTQILIWDITESFDQLNQEVQLNQKNQLRLNGMKSEMHQRAFLSIRKLLALAGYSDFDLEYDIFGKPHLVDHNYISITHSHHFSAIIVSNEPVGIDIEMQREKILKIAHKFVNDEELNRLQQTDSAEYIKKLTVKWGAKEAIYKIKNEKGISFKDHIQVAPFELNETPTLANLSYGGVEEKFDIHFSELDTNFTLVYAFQNNSSNQLH from the coding sequence ATGCCATTGTATAAAACCATTCAGCACAATTCCAATACACAAATCCTAATTTGGGACATCACCGAATCATTTGACCAATTGAACCAAGAAGTCCAATTGAACCAAAAAAACCAATTGCGCCTCAACGGAATGAAGTCCGAAATGCACCAACGGGCTTTTCTAAGCATCCGAAAATTATTGGCGCTAGCCGGTTATTCCGATTTTGATTTAGAATATGATATATTTGGGAAACCCCATTTAGTAGATCACAATTACATTTCCATTACCCATTCCCATCATTTTTCCGCCATTATTGTAAGCAACGAACCCGTTGGCATCGACATCGAAATGCAACGCGAAAAAATTCTAAAAATCGCGCACAAATTTGTCAATGACGAAGAATTAAACCGACTTCAACAAACAGATTCAGCTGAATACATTAAAAAACTCACCGTGAAATGGGGCGCTAAAGAAGCCATTTATAAAATTAAAAATGAAAAAGGCATTAGCTTTAAAGACCATATACAAGTAGCTCCATTTGAATTGAATGAAACACCAACTTTAGCTAATTTGAGTTATGGAGGAGTAGAGGAAAAATTCGACATTCATTTTTCAGAATTGGACACTAATTTTACTTTAGTGTATGCCTTTCAAAACAACTCTTCAAACCAACTCCACTAA
- the pnuC gene encoding nicotinamide riboside transporter PnuC — protein MFEFFFSQYKDYQTYDVVLEIIAVFLGIASVWYAKKDNILVFPTGMVSTFIYVYLLWKWTLWGDMMINFYYFTMSIYGWYCWTRKKGDNLEFPISVISDTEKRMSLFIFIFTVAFVVAVYLYFNKFNTWYAYVDTFVTGIFFIGMWLMAKRKIENWVFWIVGDLVSIPLYFAKGLTFTSFQYIVFTIVAVYGYLEWKKTLNSSPADLKKL, from the coding sequence ATGTTCGAATTTTTCTTTTCTCAATACAAAGACTACCAAACCTATGATGTTGTGTTAGAAATCATCGCGGTGTTCTTAGGAATCGCAAGCGTTTGGTATGCTAAAAAAGACAATATTCTAGTTTTTCCAACCGGAATGGTTAGCACTTTTATCTATGTGTATTTACTTTGGAAATGGACTCTTTGGGGCGATATGATGATTAACTTCTATTATTTTACCATGAGCATTTATGGCTGGTATTGTTGGACCCGAAAAAAAGGAGACAACCTCGAGTTTCCAATTTCCGTAATTTCTGATACAGAAAAACGCATGTCCCTATTTATCTTTATCTTTACTGTCGCATTTGTTGTCGCTGTTTACCTTTATTTTAATAAATTCAATACTTGGTATGCGTATGTAGACACCTTTGTCACCGGAATTTTCTTTATAGGAATGTGGCTTATGGCCAAACGAAAAATTGAAAATTGGGTATTTTGGATTGTTGGAGATCTGGTTTCCATTCCCTTGTATTTTGCAAAAGGATTGACCTTTACGAGCTTTCAATATATAGTATTTACAATTGTTGCCGTTTACGGCTATTTAGAATGGAAGAAAACCTTAAACAGCTCCCCAGCGGACCTAAAAAAATTATAA